In the genome of Pseudomonas sp. LBUM920, one region contains:
- a CDS encoding SdiA-regulated domain-containing protein has protein sequence MRRFARPKPAFFTVLLIALVAAGVVAQQLRLFERAWFNWQAWRQPADERSIGLADYRVSLEAKVIEGLDDDVSALTYDPVRKSLFTVTNKNAELVELSLDGKILRRIPLVGFGDAEAVEFISDNIYVISDEHQQRLIKVHVNDDTQFLDAADAEQMTLGLHMGGNKGFEGLAYDSVGKRLFVAKERDPMLIYEVHGFPHFKPEKTYSVHVINNPKRDAGLFVRDLSSLQYDERSGHLLALSDESFLVLELDIDGRPLSSLSLLNGRHGLQKRVPQAEGIAMDDEGSLYLVSEPNLFYVFKKP, from the coding sequence ATGCGTCGATTCGCCCGCCCCAAACCCGCGTTTTTTACTGTGCTGCTGATCGCCCTGGTGGCCGCCGGTGTGGTCGCACAGCAATTGCGTCTGTTCGAGCGCGCATGGTTTAACTGGCAGGCCTGGCGCCAGCCGGCCGATGAGCGCTCCATCGGCCTGGCCGATTATCGCGTCAGCCTGGAAGCCAAGGTGATCGAAGGCCTCGACGATGATGTCTCGGCCCTCACCTATGACCCGGTGCGCAAAAGCCTGTTTACCGTCACCAATAAAAACGCCGAGCTGGTCGAGCTGTCCCTGGACGGCAAGATTTTGCGGCGCATTCCACTGGTGGGTTTTGGCGATGCCGAGGCCGTGGAGTTCATCAGCGATAACATCTACGTGATCAGCGATGAGCATCAGCAGCGGCTGATCAAAGTGCATGTGAACGACGACACCCAGTTCCTCGACGCCGCCGATGCGGAGCAGATGACATTGGGTTTACACATGGGCGGCAACAAGGGTTTCGAGGGCCTGGCGTACGATTCGGTCGGCAAGCGCCTGTTTGTGGCCAAGGAACGTGACCCGATGCTGATTTACGAGGTGCACGGTTTCCCTCATTTCAAGCCGGAAAAAACCTACTCGGTGCACGTCATCAATAACCCCAAGCGCGATGCCGGACTGTTTGTACGCGATCTGTCGAGTTTGCAATACGACGAGCGCAGCGGCCATCTGCTGGCGCTGTCGGATGAGTCGTTTCTGGTGCTGGAGCTGGACATCGACGGTCGCCCGCTCAGCAGCCTTTCTCTGCTCAACGGGCGCCATGGCCTGCAAAAACGTGTGCCTCAGGCTGAGGGCATCGCCATGGACGACGAAGGCAGCTTGTACCTCGTCAGCGAGCCGAACCTGTTTTACGTGTTCAAGAAACCCTGA
- a CDS encoding SdiA-regulated domain-containing protein, whose protein sequence is MAVTLPSAAPKPRSRFALRWYSWLFLAGAIVYGVAWLMHWDDRGVLWVAERFETPAEQQASVWLPDYHAVIDGKLLPGMEKDEASDLSYNPQTKTLFSVMGKNPFLVELSLQGDVLRKMPLNGWNNPEGLTMMENGLMAIVDERMHTLTVVKVDAGTQQLNIADFKSYDLGPSKDQNKAFEGITWDKRNQQLVLGEERPPALFTWKSDGATLTGDKQKLASTELDMRNLSALAVDPRTGHLLALSADSHLLLELDEKGEQVSFMTLLGGFNGLKRTIPRAEGVTMDERGTLYMVSEPNLFYRFEKQK, encoded by the coding sequence ATGGCCGTGACTTTGCCCTCCGCTGCACCCAAGCCCCGTTCACGCTTTGCCCTGCGCTGGTATTCCTGGCTGTTCCTCGCCGGGGCGATTGTGTATGGCGTTGCCTGGCTCATGCATTGGGATGATCGTGGCGTACTGTGGGTGGCGGAACGCTTTGAGACGCCGGCTGAGCAGCAAGCCAGCGTCTGGCTGCCGGACTACCATGCGGTCATTGACGGCAAGTTGCTGCCCGGCATGGAGAAGGATGAGGCTTCGGATCTTTCCTACAATCCGCAGACCAAAACCCTGTTTTCCGTGATGGGCAAAAACCCGTTCCTGGTTGAGTTGAGCCTGCAAGGCGATGTGCTGCGCAAGATGCCACTCAACGGCTGGAACAACCCGGAAGGCCTGACGATGATGGAGAACGGCCTGATGGCCATTGTCGATGAGCGCATGCACACGCTCACCGTGGTGAAAGTCGATGCCGGCACCCAGCAACTGAATATCGCTGACTTCAAGAGCTACGACCTGGGCCCGTCCAAGGATCAGAACAAAGCCTTCGAAGGCATCACTTGGGACAAACGCAATCAACAGCTCGTGCTGGGCGAGGAGCGCCCACCGGCGCTGTTTACCTGGAAAAGTGATGGCGCCACGCTGACAGGCGACAAGCAAAAACTCGCCAGCACCGAGCTGGACATGCGCAACCTGTCGGCCCTTGCCGTGGACCCGCGTACCGGCCACTTGCTGGCATTGTCGGCCGACTCCCACCTGTTGCTGGAGCTGGATGAAAAGGGCGAGCAAGTCAGCTTCATGACCTTGCTCGGCGGCTTCAACGGCCTCAAGCGCACCATTCCGCGTGCCGAAGGCGTGACCATGGACGAGCGCGGCACCTTGTACATGGTCAGTGAGCCGAACCTGTTCTACCGTTTCGAAAAACAAAAATAA
- a CDS encoding fumarylacetoacetate hydrolase family protein produces the protein MSYQHKYVDGTNIHFPLGKVVCIGRNYAEHAKELDNPVPTEPLLFIKPGSCVVALEGGFAIPTERGSVHYEAEIAVLIGKPLSNKPSREEVLDAISGFAPALDLTLRDKQAELKAKGLPWEIAKSFDGAAVIAPFVVGSTFADVTDIGIRLTINGEVRQDGNSSQMLNPIIPMIQHMAGCFSLQAGDVILTGTPAGVGPLNVGDELVLELTGVSRFESSVR, from the coding sequence ATGAGCTACCAGCACAAGTACGTCGACGGCACCAACATCCACTTTCCCCTGGGTAAAGTGGTGTGCATCGGGCGTAACTACGCCGAACATGCCAAGGAACTGGACAACCCGGTGCCCACCGAACCGTTGCTGTTCATCAAGCCGGGCAGCTGCGTGGTCGCGCTGGAAGGCGGCTTCGCCATCCCTACCGAACGCGGTTCGGTGCACTACGAGGCGGAAATCGCGGTGTTGATCGGCAAGCCCCTGTCGAACAAACCCAGCCGTGAAGAAGTGCTGGACGCCATCTCCGGCTTCGCGCCGGCCCTGGATTTGACCCTGCGCGACAAACAGGCCGAGCTCAAAGCCAAAGGCCTGCCGTGGGAAATCGCCAAGTCGTTCGATGGCGCGGCAGTGATTGCACCGTTCGTGGTCGGCAGCACCTTTGCGGACGTGACCGATATCGGTATTCGCCTGACCATCAACGGCGAAGTGCGCCAGGACGGCAACAGCTCGCAGATGCTCAACCCGATTATCCCGATGATCCAGCACATGGCTGGCTGCTTCTCGCTGCAGGCCGGTGACGTGATTCTCACGGGCACCCCGGCGGGCGTAGGTCCGTTGAACGTGGGTGACGAGCTGGTGCTGGAGTTGACGGGTGTGAGCCGTTTCGAAAGCAGCGTTCGCTGA
- a CDS encoding FAD-binding oxidoreductase: protein MTHPALIDELKTLVEPGKVLTDADSLEAYGKDWTKHFAPAPCAIVFPKTTEQVQAIVRWANEHKVALVPSGGRTGLSAAAVAANGEVVVSFDYMNQILEVNLTDRTAVCQPGVVTKQLQNVAEEKGLYYPVDFASSGSSQIGGNIGTNAGGIKVIRYGMTRNWVAGMKVVTGKGDVLELNRDLIKNATGYDMRQLFIGAEGTLGFVVEATMRLDRAPKNLTAMVLGTTDFDSIMPVLHAFQSKLDLTAFEFFSDKALAKVMGRGDVPAPFDTECPFYALLEFEATTEEVANHALETFEHCVEQGWVLDGVMSQSETQLHNLWKLREYISETISHWTPYKNDISVTVSKVPAFLKEIDAIVGEHYPDFEIVWFGHIGDGNLHLNILKPENLSKDEFFAKCATVNKWVFETVEKYNGSISAEHGVGMTKRDYLTYSRSPVEIEYMKAVKAVFDPNGIMNPGKIFAV from the coding sequence ATGACCCATCCTGCCCTGATTGATGAGCTGAAGACCCTGGTTGAGCCTGGCAAAGTGCTGACCGATGCAGACTCCCTGGAGGCTTACGGCAAGGATTGGACCAAGCACTTCGCACCCGCGCCTTGCGCCATTGTGTTTCCCAAGACCACCGAGCAGGTGCAAGCCATCGTGCGTTGGGCCAACGAGCACAAGGTTGCGCTGGTGCCTTCCGGCGGCCGCACAGGCCTGTCGGCTGCGGCGGTGGCGGCGAATGGCGAAGTGGTGGTGTCGTTTGACTACATGAACCAGATTCTCGAGGTGAACCTCACCGACCGCACCGCCGTGTGCCAGCCGGGCGTGGTCACCAAGCAATTGCAGAACGTCGCTGAAGAAAAGGGCCTTTATTACCCGGTGGATTTCGCGTCGTCCGGTTCGAGCCAGATTGGCGGCAATATCGGCACCAATGCCGGCGGGATCAAGGTCATTCGGTACGGCATGACCCGTAACTGGGTGGCCGGCATGAAAGTGGTCACCGGTAAAGGTGATGTGCTGGAACTGAACCGCGACCTGATCAAGAACGCCACCGGCTACGACATGCGCCAGCTGTTTATCGGCGCTGAAGGCACTTTGGGCTTTGTCGTCGAAGCCACCATGCGTCTGGACCGTGCGCCGAAAAACCTCACCGCCATGGTGCTTGGTACCACGGATTTCGACTCGATCATGCCGGTGCTGCACGCGTTCCAGAGCAAGCTGGACCTGACCGCCTTCGAATTCTTCTCCGACAAAGCCTTGGCCAAGGTCATGGGCCGTGGCGACGTGCCGGCACCGTTCGACACCGAGTGCCCGTTCTACGCGCTGCTGGAATTCGAAGCCACCACCGAAGAGGTGGCCAACCACGCCCTGGAAACCTTTGAGCATTGCGTCGAGCAGGGCTGGGTGCTGGACGGCGTGATGAGCCAGAGCGAAACCCAACTGCACAACCTGTGGAAGCTGCGCGAGTACATCTCCGAGACCATTTCCCACTGGACGCCCTACAAGAACGACATCTCGGTGACTGTCTCCAAGGTGCCGGCGTTCTTGAAGGAAATCGACGCGATCGTCGGCGAACACTATCCGGACTTCGAAATCGTCTGGTTCGGCCACATTGGCGACGGCAACCTGCACCTGAACATCCTCAAGCCGGAAAACCTGAGCAAGGACGAGTTTTTCGCCAAGTGCGCGACCGTCAACAAGTGGGTGTTCGAAACCGTCGAGAAGTACAACGGCTCGATCTCCGCCGAACACGGCGTGGGCATGACCAAGCGCGATTACCTGACGTACAGCCGCTCGCCGGTTGAAATCGAATACATGAAGGCAGTCAAAGCGGTGTTCGACCCTAACGGGATCATGAACCCTGGCAAGATTTTCGCTGTTTAA
- the serA gene encoding phosphoglycerate dehydrogenase, which produces MSKTSLDKSKIKFLLLEGVHPSAVDVLKAAGYSSIEYITSSLPEAQLKEKIADAHFIGIRSRTQLTEEIFDHAKKLVAVGCFCIGTNQVDLNAARERGIAVFNAPYSNTRSVAELVLAEAILLLRGIPEKNASCHRGGWIKSAANSFEIRGKKLGIVGYGSIGTQLSVLAEGLGMQVFFYDTLTKLPLGNATQVSSLTELLGMSDIVTLHVPETAETQWMIGEKEIRAIKKGGILINAARGTVVELDALADAIKDKHLIGAAIDVFPVEPRSNDDIFESPLRGLDNVILTPHIGGSTAEAQANIGLEVSEKLVKYSDNGTSVSSVNFPEVALPAHPGKHRLLHIHQNIPGVMMEINKVFAENGINISGQFLQTNEKVGYVVIDVDAEYSDLAQEKLQHINGTIRSRVLF; this is translated from the coding sequence ATGAGCAAGACTTCTCTCGATAAGAGCAAGATCAAGTTCCTTCTTCTGGAAGGCGTCCACCCATCGGCTGTCGACGTACTGAAGGCCGCTGGGTACTCCAGCATTGAGTACATCACCAGTTCTCTGCCGGAAGCCCAGTTAAAGGAAAAGATCGCCGACGCGCACTTTATCGGCATTCGCTCCCGCACTCAGCTGACCGAAGAGATCTTCGACCACGCCAAGAAACTCGTGGCTGTCGGCTGTTTCTGCATCGGCACCAACCAGGTCGACCTCAACGCAGCGCGCGAGCGCGGCATCGCGGTGTTCAACGCACCGTACTCCAACACCCGTTCCGTTGCGGAGCTGGTATTGGCCGAGGCCATCCTGTTGCTGCGCGGCATCCCTGAGAAGAACGCTTCCTGCCACCGTGGCGGCTGGATCAAAAGCGCGGCCAACTCTTTCGAAATCCGCGGCAAGAAGCTGGGTATCGTCGGTTACGGCTCGATCGGCACGCAACTGTCGGTTCTGGCCGAAGGCCTGGGCATGCAGGTGTTCTTCTACGACACCCTGACCAAGCTGCCATTGGGCAACGCCACTCAGGTGTCGAGCCTGACCGAGCTGCTGGGCATGTCCGACATCGTCACCCTGCACGTACCGGAAACCGCTGAGACCCAGTGGATGATCGGCGAGAAGGAAATCCGCGCCATCAAGAAAGGCGGCATCCTGATCAACGCTGCACGCGGCACCGTGGTTGAGCTGGACGCCCTGGCTGACGCGATCAAGGACAAGCACCTGATCGGCGCCGCGATCGACGTGTTCCCGGTGGAGCCACGCTCCAACGATGACATCTTCGAAAGCCCGCTGCGTGGCCTGGACAACGTGATCCTGACCCCGCACATCGGCGGTTCCACCGCTGAAGCCCAAGCCAACATCGGCCTGGAAGTGTCGGAGAAGCTGGTCAAGTACAGCGACAACGGCACCTCGGTGTCCTCGGTCAACTTCCCGGAAGTGGCGCTGCCCGCTCACCCTGGCAAGCACCGTCTGCTGCACATCCACCAGAACATCCCTGGCGTGATGATGGAGATCAACAAGGTCTTCGCGGAAAACGGCATCAACATTTCCGGTCAGTTCCTGCAGACCAACGAGAAGGTCGGCTACGTGGTCATCGACGTCGACGCCGAGTACTCGGACCTGGCGCAAGAGAAGCTGCAGCACATCAACGGCACGATTCGTAGCCGCGTGTTGTTCTAA